The Methanobrevibacter sp. TLL-48-HuF1 genomic sequence ATCTGAAAATTACATCCTTATCAGTAGTTTCAATACCCATACTGCCTGCTTCCAGTGGTCCGCGACCAGTATAATAATTTGCAGGGTTAAATCCGAAAATACTCATATTGGCCACATCAGAACCTGGAGTGTATGCATCAGGAACATTATTGGTTAAACCTCCAAAACCCGCTTTTGCCATTTTATCAATGTTTGGAGTATCAGCCTCCATAAGTGGAGTCTTACCGTCTAATTCGTCAATTGGATAGTCACTTGAACCGTCAGGGATAAAAATTACATATTTCATATTATCATCAAAAAAAGTAAAAGTAAATTAGTATTTAACTTTTAAAATACTAATCAAATCAGTCAACATCGCAGAAGCAGTTTCAAGAGATCCTGCTCCAAGTCCAATAACACTAACATCACCGGCAAGGTCAGTACGAACAGTAGCCATGTTTAAAGTTCCGCTTAAGTCAAATGCACTGCCTTTTTTAATTAAACGTGGTGATACCTGTAATTTATCTTTAGAAACTTCAGCTATTAATTTAATTAAATAACCTTCTTTTCTGGCCAAATCCATAGCCTGTGAAGTAATATTTGAAATACCTTCAACATCAACATCATCATAAGTAGCATCAATTCCTAAAAGTGAATTAGCTAAAATTACAGTTTTACAAGCTGCATCAATACCTTCAACATCTTGAGTTGGGTCTGTTTCAGCTATTCCTAACTCTTGAGATTCTTTTAAGGTTATATCATAGGAGGAACCTTCTGATGCCATTCTTGATAAAATGTAATTGGTGGTACCGTTCAATATTCCTACAATTGATTTGATTCCACAGGATGAAAGTGTTTCTTTTGTGAAATTAATAATAGGCATTGCTCCACCAACACTGGCTTCATATTTAAATTCAACATTGTTTTTCTCAGCTTCAGATACAACTTCTTTGAATTTTAAAGCTAAATGTCCTTTATTGGAGGTTACAACATCTTTTCCAGCTTTAAATGCTTTTAAAGTTAAAGACAGTGCAGGTTCTGCATCAGTTATATTGGTTGGAGTT encodes the following:
- a CDS encoding homoserine dehydrogenase yields the protein MKECKVIVMGFGAVGQGVARAISLKKDMIKERFDVELKIVAAADSSSSAICADGLDEELLVNTKNEFGKLSNYPEYGSTISGLNVLDAVEYDCLMEATPTNITDAEPALSLTLKAFKAGKDVVTSNKGHLALKFKEVVSEAEKNNVEFKYEASVGGAMPIINFTKETLSSCGIKSIVGILNGTTNYILSRMASEGSSYDITLKESQELGIAETDPTQDVEGIDAACKTVILANSLLGIDATYDDVDVEGISNITSQAMDLARKEGYLIKLIAEVSKDKLQVSPRLIKKGSAFDLSGTLNMATVRTDLAGDVSVIGLGAGSLETASAMLTDLISILKVKY